One Algoriphagus sp. Y33 genomic window, AATCAATACTATATCCGAATTTTTTGGATGACAATTCCTCCCCGGTAATTTCGCGCAGATTCCCTTCAAATTTTGCATTTACCAATAACTTATCCCCAATCAAAACGGGCTTATACGTGAAGTGGGCATTATGTATAAAAGCACTTGTATAGCCTAAAGGAGGTTCATAGTGAAATTTGGCTTTGATATGGGCACTAGTATCCGTTAGATGAAGATTTTGCATAGGATACCCAAAAAGAAAAATACTGTCCATACTATGCACATAAAAACCTTGGACAAAACCTACGCCCCCGGGACCCTGCAGCTCAAAAACCATTCTCTTTTTCAGTGTCTGGGAGTCCAGGTTGTATAGTTGGATTTCATTGTTGGAAAAATTGAGGTTAAACAACCAAGCTCCATTTTCGTCCTGAAAAGCCACTAAACCATCACTGACATTCGAAGTTTGGCTGTCTATTTGTAGAGAAATCAGCTGCCCGTCAGACACTAGTTCCTGTGGGGTGGTAATGTTCTCTTGACCGGATCCGCAGCTTTGTAAAAAACTCAGTGCCATCAACAGCAGAAATGAAAAGAGGTAAGATTTTTTCATAAACCTAATTTAAAAGTTTCAGCTTATAATAGACTATATAATCCTCCTCAGTTTCAAAAAAATCCGGATGTTTCCATGCTATTATTTCATCCCCCTCAGTCAGTATGGTAGAAAAGATCAGACCTTTTGGGACAGAAATGTCATTTTGAAGTAAATTAAACTCAGCATCGAAAACAGCAATATAATTAGCTTTTAGCTTCTCCAGTTCCCTACGACCCGAATCCTCATTCTTATCAAGTTGTCGAGCGATTTCCTCTTGAATTCCTTTAATGTAAATGACGAAGGTTTTATTCTTTGACTTGTAGATTTCCCGAATTGTCCCCGGAAAGTTATTAGCAGTCAACTCGTTATATTCTTCTTCTTTTTCGAAAGGAACACCAAGTAGGTTCGATAGCATCACTCACTTCGAGACTTACCTCTTTTTGTAAATTTATTTCACCATTCTCTTCCCTGTAAATCCAAAATTTCATTTCATTTCTGAAATAAAGCAGCCATTCGCTATCAGATTGAATTACTGTTGGGAACATCCAAAAATAAAAATTTCCGTCACTATAGATTGAGCTAGGAGGAAATGGCATTGTCTCACGGCTAGCATCAGAAAGGGTGTCAATTACTTCTAAAATTGGTTTCCCATAAATCCCCTCAAATACGCTCTTCATTGATTGATCTCTGGCGTGTTCGCCATGTTGTGGACGGATAAATGCGATCTCATGTCCCAAAGGATAAAAAGGATCCCCCTTCAATCCATTCACATAAAAATAATCGAAAGGTAAATCATACTGCCACATTCGATTTCCTTGGTAATTGTATCTAAAAAATCCTTCACTAGAGTTATTTAATTCGATATTTCCATCCCTCAAGCCAAGTGGATTTATCCTGCCTTGCAAAGCTTGAGGTCCATCTGAAGGGAAATCAAAGGTTGAAGTGATCTTGCCTTTACTATCCAAGATTAATACTTCTTTATCCCTGTTTCCCAAAGCCAAATAACTTTGACTAGCAGAGTCGTAATCTAGTATCCTCAAATTTCCCAAGTAATCAATCTGTAGTGAATCAACAATTTCTAAGCGAAAATCACCAACCTTCTTAGAGACAACGTCATCTTTCTGACTACATGAAAAATAACACACCACTAAGGCCGGAGGGAGTAAAAATCTATTCATCCCTGAAGTTAAAAACAAAAACTAAAGACATAAGTTAATTTTCCCTAAACTCAGTTCTTCGAAACAATATTGAAAACAAAAGCCCTATACTTCAGCAAAGCCACAAAAATCGCCCCTCCAAATGCATTACCCATCAAAGCGGTACTTTGGAATGACAGGTAGTCCCAAACTGAAATATCCGGAGAACTCAGCATACCCGAAAATACCTCAACACTCCCGATAATACTGTGATGAAGGCCTGTAAATGACATCACCGCAGTGATCATATAGATCATTACGATTCTACTGATCGTATCGCGTGAGGAGGCCAGCAGCCAGGAAAG contains:
- a CDS encoding formate/nitrite transporter family protein, whose amino-acid sequence is MIFVSAIVAGWLMGLLSWLLASSRDTISRIVMIYMITAVMSFTGLHHSIIGSVEVFSGMLSSPDISVWDYLSFQSTALMGNAFGGAIFVALLKYRAFVFNIVSKN
- a CDS encoding DUF4221 family protein, with protein sequence MKKSYLFSFLLLMALSFLQSCGSGQENITTPQELVSDGQLISLQIDSQTSNVSDGLVAFQDENGAWLFNLNFSNNEIQLYNLDSQTLKKRMVFELQGPGGVGFVQGFYVHSMDSIFLFGYPMQNLHLTDTSAHIKAKFHYEPPLGYTSAFIHNAHFTYKPVLIGDKLLVNAKFEGNLREITGEELSSKKFGYSIDLKNSEVDLLPISWPADYNASGAKLLDFSMAATDDRLVYSLVADHNLYVTDLQGNLLKTVNSKSQFMEESFESFDSTDRFETMKYVLASDRYERILYDEFRGVFYRFVFPKVDVQNEEEIDQLRRFPRKFAVMILDKELNILGETLMPDTTYYPGNSFVGKEGLYISISHPDNPARIRKT